One window of the Azospirillum sp. TSH100 genome contains the following:
- the bcsA gene encoding UDP-forming cellulose synthase catalytic subunit — protein sequence MTTSPGAKTVVRPLNNKAQQSKRQPNPNSRRFSLRAVLLWILLLLSAGLFLALAALPVGRFASAAISAGVVAAAFVLGRFAQRFWHARTLTVLLLAFVTFRYFFWRLTGTLPPVDDPVNFIPGVTLFAAEALSFVLFLTSLFVIIDPLAREPSEPTGDPAFWPSVDVYIPSYNEEPELLETTLAAAVCIDYPRDKLRVYLLDDGGTDQKLAHSDPRQAAAASARRETLTALCERLQVTYMTRPRNEHAKAGNINHAFQKTSGDLVLILDADHVPTVGILQATAGFFQQDPGLFLVQTPHFFVNPDPVEYNLGTFERMPSENEMFYYSIQPGLDRWNGSFFCGSAAILRRAALEEVGGFSGDTVTEDCETALELHSRGWRSVYLPRPLIAGLQPETFDSFIAQRSRWTQGMIQLFLLKNPLFKSGLTISQRLCYLSTMMYWFFWFWRPIFLLSPLCYALFGLEIYRINLPDFACFVIPHVFAAAFLSQFLHGRMRWPLFSELYEYLQSFHVSRAALATLLRPRDPVFKVTAKGQSVEEDGFSPLATPFIITTLLLAAGLAACAWRYSIFPEHRAAIVPVAVWCSLSFLLALGGLAVVYERKRVRRQERFTVDRPALLKFADGTTIDLMVADVSAGGVGLLVDPAWRDLLNRPDQTPVLTISATDTEAATTTGVRIFRIEMRNGELAVGAGFAPRDRQDIVEMARFVFGNSVGWDSFLDRKRVAAPTFFGGLLFFATRVVPRLGHVLLALPGALRRILTFQAP from the coding sequence ATGACAACCTCGCCCGGCGCCAAGACCGTTGTTCGGCCCCTGAACAATAAGGCGCAGCAATCCAAACGACAGCCGAATCCGAACAGTCGCCGATTCTCGCTGCGTGCGGTTCTGCTCTGGATTCTATTGTTGCTGTCGGCGGGTTTGTTTCTTGCGCTGGCTGCCCTTCCCGTTGGAAGATTTGCAAGTGCCGCCATATCGGCCGGCGTGGTGGCTGCCGCCTTCGTGCTGGGGCGTTTCGCCCAGCGCTTCTGGCATGCCCGCACGCTGACGGTCCTGCTGCTGGCCTTCGTCACCTTCCGCTATTTCTTCTGGCGGCTGACCGGCACGCTGCCGCCGGTGGACGATCCGGTGAACTTCATTCCCGGCGTGACGCTGTTCGCGGCCGAAGCGCTGTCCTTCGTCCTGTTCCTGACCTCGCTGTTCGTCATCATCGACCCGCTCGCCCGTGAACCGTCGGAGCCGACGGGCGATCCCGCCTTCTGGCCCAGCGTCGACGTCTACATCCCCTCCTACAACGAGGAGCCGGAGCTGCTGGAGACGACGCTGGCCGCCGCGGTCTGCATCGATTACCCGCGCGACAAGCTGCGCGTCTATCTGCTGGACGATGGCGGCACCGACCAGAAGCTGGCCCACAGCGACCCCCGGCAGGCCGCCGCGGCTTCGGCCCGGCGCGAGACGCTGACCGCGCTGTGCGAACGGCTTCAGGTCACCTACATGACCCGGCCGCGCAACGAGCATGCCAAGGCCGGCAACATCAACCACGCCTTCCAGAAGACGTCGGGCGATCTGGTGCTGATCCTGGATGCCGACCATGTGCCGACGGTGGGCATCCTCCAGGCGACGGCCGGCTTCTTCCAGCAGGATCCCGGCCTGTTCCTGGTCCAGACGCCGCATTTCTTCGTCAATCCCGACCCGGTCGAATACAATCTCGGCACCTTCGAGCGGATGCCCAGCGAGAACGAGATGTTCTATTACTCGATCCAGCCCGGGCTGGATCGCTGGAACGGCTCCTTCTTCTGCGGATCGGCCGCCATCCTCCGCCGCGCGGCGCTGGAGGAGGTCGGCGGCTTCAGCGGCGACACGGTGACGGAGGATTGCGAGACGGCGCTCGAACTGCATTCGCGCGGCTGGCGCAGCGTCTATCTGCCGCGTCCGCTGATCGCCGGGCTTCAGCCGGAAACCTTCGACAGCTTCATCGCCCAGCGGTCGCGCTGGACCCAGGGCATGATCCAGCTGTTCCTCTTGAAGAATCCGCTGTTCAAGAGCGGCCTGACCATCTCGCAGCGGCTGTGCTACCTCAGCACCATGATGTACTGGTTCTTCTGGTTCTGGCGGCCGATCTTCCTGCTGTCGCCGCTGTGCTATGCCCTGTTCGGGCTGGAGATCTACCGCATCAACCTGCCGGACTTCGCCTGCTTCGTCATCCCGCACGTCTTCGCCGCGGCCTTCCTGTCGCAGTTCCTGCATGGGCGGATGCGCTGGCCGCTGTTCTCGGAGCTGTACGAGTATCTCCAGTCCTTCCACGTTTCCCGCGCCGCGCTCGCGACGCTGCTGCGGCCGCGCGACCCGGTGTTCAAGGTCACCGCCAAGGGGCAGTCGGTGGAGGAGGACGGTTTCTCTCCGCTCGCCACGCCCTTCATCATCACCACGCTGCTGCTTGCCGCCGGGCTGGCGGCCTGCGCGTGGCGTTATTCGATCTTCCCGGAACACCGCGCCGCCATCGTGCCGGTGGCGGTGTGGTGCTCGCTCAGCTTCCTGCTGGCCCTCGGCGGGCTTGCCGTCGTCTACGAGCGCAAGCGCGTCCGCCGGCAGGAGCGTTTCACCGTCGACCGCCCGGCGCTGCTCAAGTTCGCTGACGGCACCACCATCGACCTGATGGTCGCGGACGTGTCGGCCGGCGGCGTCGGGCTGCTGGTCGATCCGGCATGGCGCGACCTGCTGAACCGGCCCGACCAGACCCCGGTACTGACCATCTCCGCGACGGACACGGAGGCCGCGACCACCACCGGCGTCCGCATCTTCCGGATCGAGATGCGCAATGGCGAGTTGGCGGTCGGCGCCGGTTTCGCCCCGCGCGACCGCCAGGACATCGTCGAGATGGCGCGCTTCGTCTTCGGCAACAGCGTCGGCTGGGACAGTTTCCTCGACCGCAAGCGGGTGGCCGCCCCGACCTTCTTCGGCGGGCTGCTGTTCTTCGCCACACGGGTGGTTCCGCGGCTGGGCCATGTGCTGCTGGCCCTGCCCGGCGCGCTGCGCCGCATCCTGACCTTCCAGGCCCCGTAA